The Bos indicus x Bos taurus breed Angus x Brahman F1 hybrid chromosome 25, Bos_hybrid_MaternalHap_v2.0, whole genome shotgun sequence genome has a window encoding:
- the IFT22 gene encoding intraflagellar transport protein 22 homolog isoform X2, with the protein MLKAKILFVGPCESGKTVLANFLTESSDITEYNPTQGVRFESCWPALMKDSHGVVIVFNADIPSHLKEIETWYSCFVQQQFLQNTQCLLIAHHKPGSGSDKDNPALAPPLNKLKLVHSNLEDDPEEIRMEFIKYLRSIINSVSESRDREEMSIIT; encoded by the exons ATGCTGAAGGCCAAGATCCTCTTTGTGGGGCCCTGCGAG AGTGGAAAAACCGTTTTGGCCAACTTTCTGACAGAATCTTCTGACATCACTGAATACAACCCAACCCAAGGAGTGAG GTTCGAGTCTTGCTGGCCAGCCCTGATGAAGGACTCTCACGGAGTGGTGATCGTCTTCAACGCCGACATCCCAAGTCACCTGAAGGAAATTGAGACGTGGTATTCCTGCTTCGTCCAGCAGCAGTTCTTACAGAATACTCAGTGTCTGTTAATTGCACACCATAAACCAGGCTCCGGAAGTGACAAAGACAACCCAGCTTTGG caCCACCCTTGAACAAGCTGAAGCTGGTGCACTCGAATCTTGAGGACGACCCAGAAGAGATCAGGATGGAATTCATAAAGTATTTAAGAAGCATAATCAACTCAGTGTCCGAGAGCAGAGACCGGGAAGAGATGTCCATTATTACCTGA
- the IFT22 gene encoding intraflagellar transport protein 22 homolog isoform X1 has product MLKAKILFVGPCESGKTVLANFLTESSDITEYNPTQGVRILEFENPHVTSNSKGTGCEFELWDCGGDPKFESCWPALMKDSHGVVIVFNADIPSHLKEIETWYSCFVQQQFLQNTQCLLIAHHKPGSGSDKDNPALAPPLNKLKLVHSNLEDDPEEIRMEFIKYLRSIINSVSESRDREEMSIIT; this is encoded by the exons ATGCTGAAGGCCAAGATCCTCTTTGTGGGGCCCTGCGAG AGTGGAAAAACCGTTTTGGCCAACTTTCTGACAGAATCTTCTGACATCACTGAATACAACCCAACCCAAGGAGTGAG GATCCTGGAATTCGAGAACCCACATGTTACCAGCAACAGCAAAGGCACGGGGTGTGAATTTGAGCTCTGGGATTGTGGCGGTGATCCAAA GTTCGAGTCTTGCTGGCCAGCCCTGATGAAGGACTCTCACGGAGTGGTGATCGTCTTCAACGCCGACATCCCAAGTCACCTGAAGGAAATTGAGACGTGGTATTCCTGCTTCGTCCAGCAGCAGTTCTTACAGAATACTCAGTGTCTGTTAATTGCACACCATAAACCAGGCTCCGGAAGTGACAAAGACAACCCAGCTTTGG caCCACCCTTGAACAAGCTGAAGCTGGTGCACTCGAATCTTGAGGACGACCCAGAAGAGATCAGGATGGAATTCATAAAGTATTTAAGAAGCATAATCAACTCAGTGTCCGAGAGCAGAGACCGGGAAGAGATGTCCATTATTACCTGA